In Primulina huaijiensis isolate GDHJ02 chromosome 16, ASM1229523v2, whole genome shotgun sequence, a single genomic region encodes these proteins:
- the LOC140961986 gene encoding thioredoxin-like 2, chloroplastic encodes MADLMKLSCNSPSFSSSILTAFSSSLNSSQRALSFSQRLHRRIVSVSDISSVGGEFLSPNPFKSSKQLASFKIQATVTETEPPKWWERNAGPNMIDIHSTQEFLNALSQAGDKLVIVEFYGTWCASCRALFPKLCRTAEEHPDILFLKVNFDENKPMCKSLNVKVLPNFHFYRGADGQLEAFSCSLAKFQKIKDAIALHNTARCSIGPPRGVGDINLENLSAPKEKQPESSVT; translated from the exons ATGGCCGATTTGATGAAATTGTCTTGCAATTCTCCGAGCTTTTCTTCTTCTATTTTAACAGCGTTTTCTTCGTCTTTGAATTCATCGCAAAGGGCCCTTTCTTTCAGCCAGAGATTACACAGAAGGATTGTTTCTGTTTCAGATATCTCATCTGTTGGTGGTGAATTTTTATCCCCAAATCCCTTCAAATCCAGCAAGCAATTAGCATCTTTCAAG ATACAAGCAACTGTTACTGAAACTGAGCCACCCAAGTGGTGGGAAAGAAATGCGGGTCCGAATATGATCGATATTCATTCCACACAAGAATTTTTGAATGCTTTGAGTCAGGCTGGAGATAAGTTGGTTATAGTTGAGTTCTATGGGACGTGGTGTGCTTCTTGTCGAGCACTATTTCCTAAG CTATGCAGAACAGCCGAGGAACATCCCGATATTTTGTTCCTTAAAGTTAATTTTGATGAAAACAAGCCCATGTGCAAAAGTTTGAATGTAAAGGTTCTTCCTAATTTCCACTTCTACCGTGGGGCAGATGGACAGCTTGAGGCCTTCTCTTGTTCCCTAGCCAAA TTTCAGAAAATAAAGGATGCGATCGCATTACATAACACAGCTCGATGCAGCATTGGTCCACCTAGAGGTGTCGGAGATATCAACCTTGAAAACCTCTCGGCTCCTAAAGAGAAGCAACCTGAATCTTCTGTGACATAG